From Burkholderia pseudomultivorans, the proteins below share one genomic window:
- a CDS encoding electron transfer flavoprotein subunit beta/FixA family protein — protein sequence MNAPRQLQRIAVLVSVGRHPVSGAARYSRNDAAALETGRALAERHRAKLDVIHAGDPANPALAEYLALGAREVEVLVCDDGEDVAHALAARVEGYDLVLTGTRAEGAYDTGMLPYRVAALLGYPLVGSAVDVTIDGDRAAVRQFLPKGLRRRVDAALPAVVAVHPLANAQPRYAYARLRAGAIRPSRTATGRDAEAAAWTVGAIERKPVKLVAAEKRSGHARMLSATTTESRGGNVVIEGSSVEKAQVILTYLREHQLIDY from the coding sequence ATGAATGCCCCCCGCCAGTTGCAACGCATCGCGGTGCTCGTGTCCGTCGGCCGGCACCCCGTCAGCGGCGCCGCGCGCTACAGCCGCAACGACGCGGCCGCGCTCGAGACAGGCCGCGCGCTCGCCGAGCGGCATCGCGCGAAGCTCGACGTGATCCATGCGGGCGATCCCGCGAATCCGGCGCTCGCCGAATACCTGGCGCTCGGCGCGCGCGAGGTCGAGGTGCTGGTCTGCGACGACGGCGAGGATGTCGCGCATGCGCTCGCCGCGCGCGTCGAGGGCTACGACCTCGTGCTGACCGGCACGCGCGCCGAGGGCGCGTACGACACCGGGATGCTGCCGTATCGCGTCGCTGCGTTGCTCGGCTATCCGCTCGTCGGCTCGGCCGTCGACGTGACGATCGACGGCGACCGCGCAGCAGTCCGGCAATTTTTGCCGAAAGGTTTGCGGCGGCGCGTCGATGCGGCGCTGCCGGCCGTCGTCGCGGTCCATCCGCTTGCCAATGCGCAGCCGCGCTACGCGTACGCCCGGCTGCGCGCCGGCGCGATCCGTCCGAGCCGCACGGCGACCGGCCGGGATGCCGAAGCGGCGGCGTGGACGGTCGGCGCGATCGAGCGCAAACCCGTCAAGCTGGTCGCGGCCGAGAAGCGCTCCGGGCATGCCCGGATGCTGTCGGCGACGACGACCGAAAGCCGCGGCGGCAACGTCGTAATTGAGGGGAGTTCAGTCGAAAAAGCACAAGTGATCCTCACGTATTTGCGCGAGCATCAGCTCATCGACTATTGA
- a CDS encoding aromatic ring-hydroxylating oxygenase subunit alpha: MKVSADIRALIERRKEGYSLEAPFYTSEEIFALDMETIFRQHWIQVAVEPDIPEPGDYVTVELGSDSILIVRDDDMAIRAFHNVCRHRGARLCNEDKGSVGNIVCPYHSWTYNLTGQLMFAEHMGEKFDRCKHSLKSVHVENLAGLIFICLADEPPVDFAKMRAEMEPYLLPHDLPNTKIAAQIDIIEEGNWKLTMENNRECYHCVANHPELTISLYEYGFGYQRSDANAEGMDAFAETCVRRGKEWAEMGLPSAEIEKLLDVTGFRTQRLPLDRSGESQTLDAKVASKKLLGKFDQADLGGLSFWTQPNSWHHFMSDHIVTFSVIPLSAGKTLVRTKWLVHKDAKEGIDYDVKNLTAVWNATNDQDRALVEFSQRGANSSAYEPGPYSPYTEGLVEKFSAWYIGRLAEKTGA; the protein is encoded by the coding sequence ATGAAAGTATCGGCAGACATTCGTGCACTGATCGAGCGGCGCAAGGAAGGCTACAGCCTCGAGGCGCCGTTCTACACGAGCGAGGAGATCTTCGCGCTGGACATGGAGACGATTTTCCGCCAGCACTGGATCCAGGTGGCGGTCGAACCCGATATCCCCGAACCGGGCGATTACGTGACGGTGGAACTGGGGAGCGATTCGATCCTGATCGTGCGCGACGACGACATGGCGATCCGCGCGTTCCATAACGTGTGCCGTCACCGCGGCGCGCGCCTCTGCAACGAGGACAAGGGTTCGGTCGGCAACATCGTGTGTCCGTACCACAGCTGGACCTACAACCTGACGGGCCAGCTGATGTTCGCCGAGCACATGGGCGAGAAGTTCGACCGCTGCAAGCACAGCCTGAAGTCGGTGCACGTCGAGAACCTCGCGGGCCTGATCTTCATCTGCCTCGCCGACGAGCCGCCCGTCGACTTCGCGAAGATGCGCGCCGAGATGGAGCCGTACCTGCTGCCGCACGACCTGCCGAACACGAAGATCGCCGCGCAGATCGACATCATCGAGGAAGGCAACTGGAAGCTCACGATGGAGAACAACCGCGAGTGCTATCACTGCGTCGCGAACCATCCGGAGCTGACCATTTCGCTGTACGAGTACGGCTTCGGCTACCAGCGCTCGGATGCGAACGCCGAAGGCATGGATGCATTCGCCGAGACCTGCGTCCGGCGCGGCAAGGAATGGGCCGAGATGGGCCTGCCGTCCGCCGAGATCGAGAAGCTGCTCGACGTGACGGGGTTCCGCACGCAGCGCCTGCCGCTCGACCGCAGTGGCGAATCGCAGACGCTCGACGCGAAGGTCGCATCGAAGAAGCTGCTCGGCAAGTTCGACCAGGCCGATCTCGGCGGGCTGTCGTTCTGGACGCAGCCGAATTCGTGGCACCACTTCATGAGCGATCACATCGTCACGTTCTCGGTGATCCCGCTGTCGGCCGGCAAGACGCTGGTGCGTACGAAGTGGCTCGTGCACAAGGACGCGAAGGAAGGCATCGACTACGACGTGAAGAACCTGACGGCCGTGTGGAACGCGACCAACGACCAGGACCGCGCGCTGGTCGAGTTCTCGCAGCGCGGCGCGAACAGCAGCGCATACGAGCCGGGCCCGTACTCGCCGTACACGGAAGGGCTCGTCGAAAAATTCTCGGCCTGGTACATCGGCCGGCTCGCCGAAAAAACCGGCGCATAG